A segment of the Sphingobacterium oryzagri genome:
GTTACTGATAACATTCCGCAGAATAAACTCAAATCGCTTTTGATCACCTAAAATAGACAGTCCCGCCTCTACCCTATTCGAGAAAAGCAACTCCTTTAACTTTAGCCGATCGGCAAAAAGCAATCTACATTCCTCTACCGCGGAGTGGACGGACAGTTCAACCATTTCCAGCGTCTCGTTATTCATCTGTTGTGAAGACCATACGAGCAGTTCATCCAACATCTTGGAAGCAGCTTCTACCTCTTGACCGATAACAATCAAGGTTTTTTTAACCTCGTCGGTTGGTAGATCCATCAGTTTAGAAATGGAAAGCAAAACCTGAAAGTTGGCGATCGGTGCACGCAAGTCATGTGAAACTACAGAGAATATGCGCGAACGGAACCGATCTGCCTGCACCAATTCCTGATGTTGTACCTGTATCTTTTCTGCCTGCGCCTTTATTTCATCCCGCGCCAACTCTACATTCTCCTTTTCGGCTTTAAGAAGTACGTTTTTTCGCTTGAGCAGCAACATCATCAAAAAGAAAACTAGTAAAACAGCAATAGATCCGCCCAGCAGTAATTTAACAAAATCAGATTCGCTCTCTATGGCTGCATTTTCAAGCTGTAGGTTTTGATTTTCGAGCTCTCGCTTCTCACTATCATATTTTTCCCGCAATTCCTCCCGAATCTTCACCCGCAGCGATTCCGCATCCTGATGGAATTTAATATCAGAGCTATCCTTGTCCGAGAAAACGACATCCGTATCCTTCTCTTTAACAGCTTTTGCAACGGCGGCGAAATCACCGCTCAACTCTTCCTCTAAATAATCGAGCTTGCTCTCTTTAATAATACGTTTGATCAAGGCAACTTCCTGCTCTGCCAGTTCAAATTGCCCCCGTTGCACATATATATTGGCACGGTTGATTCTTGCGTAACAAATGCCAACGGGAAACTTGCGTTTTTCCGTGATGTCAATCGCCAAATCGGTGTAATATTCGCTTCTGTTTAAATCCTTATTTTTCAGATAGAGGTAACTCAGCAAGATATACGAGTTATACAGATCGACGTCGGGCGCTTTGGCTTTGCAAAACTTCACCGTATTCACCAGATAGTTAATGGCCTGATCAACGTCCTTTTTCTTCTCGCTGTCCAGCGCGCGCTGCGCGTAGATATTCCCAATATTTGTCGATATATTGGCTTGGTTACGCACATCCTTTATTTCTTTGGAAATGGCAAGTGCTTTATTATAGTAAACAATGGCCTGATCCGGATCGTAACTTTTATTAAATACATTGCCAATATTTAAAAAGGATAACATAACGCCCTGCCTATCGCCACGAGCTTCGCGCATCCGAATTACGTTGAAATGCGTCTCAATACTTTTATCAAAATTGTTAAGCTTTAAATCGATTACGCCCAAAAGATTTAGCAAATTAATCTGTAATTCATCAAACTTCTTATCGACAGCCATTTGATAACCTTTGCTCGCTATCTCCTTGGCTTCATCAGGCGTACTTTTATATGTTTCTGAAGCGATTTTATAATAGGCAAGAACGCGTGTGGAATCTTTATCAGCTGCCGCCAATTCAATCTTGAGCTTATCCCAGCCCGATTCTTGGGCGCGCAAAGCTGGCATCATGCATATATAGAGTATACACCATATAATGACTTTAAGGTTCGGTATCAATCCGTTTGTTTGTTTAGTTAGGTAATTTTACAACACAAAAATAATAAAAGCATGGAAACCGATTGCATAGATCGCAAGATTTAAACCGTTAGCGTTAAAAACACGAAATAATACTTATTTTTAAACCATTAATATAACGCATAACGAAAGCTAAAAAGCCGTGAAAAAATCTGGAAAAATGAATATCAATGCACGACTGGCTAGTTTTAGCTTTGCTCTCGACGGCATCGTGACGTTATTTAAAGAAGAGGCAAATGCAAAAATACATTTGACCTGTGCTATTCTTGTTATTATTGCCGGTTTTCTTCTACAGGTATCAACAGCGGAGTGGATGGTCCTGATATTTGCCATGGCATTTGTTATTGCTTTAGAGCTGGTTAATACGGCGTTGGAAAAGCTTTGCGACCTGGTTCATCCGGAAAAACACAATCAAATAAAAAAAATCAAGGATATGGCTGCCGGAGCCGTTTTGCTTGCCGCAATAGCTGCA
Coding sequences within it:
- a CDS encoding tetratricopeptide repeat-containing sensor histidine kinase, which produces MMPALRAQESGWDKLKIELAAADKDSTRVLAYYKIASETYKSTPDEAKEIASKGYQMAVDKKFDELQINLLNLLGVIDLKLNNFDKSIETHFNVIRMREARGDRQGVMLSFLNIGNVFNKSYDPDQAIVYYNKALAISKEIKDVRNQANISTNIGNIYAQRALDSEKKKDVDQAINYLVNTVKFCKAKAPDVDLYNSYILLSYLYLKNKDLNRSEYYTDLAIDITEKRKFPVGICYARINRANIYVQRGQFELAEQEVALIKRIIKESKLDYLEEELSGDFAAVAKAVKEKDTDVVFSDKDSSDIKFHQDAESLRVKIREELREKYDSEKRELENQNLQLENAAIESESDFVKLLLGGSIAVLLVFFLMMLLLKRKNVLLKAEKENVELARDEIKAQAEKIQVQHQELVQADRFRSRIFSVVSHDLRAPIANFQVLLSISKLMDLPTDEVKKTLIVIGQEVEAASKMLDELLVWSSQQMNNETLEMVELSVHSAVEECRLLFADRLKLKELLFSNRVEAGLSILGDQKRFEFILRNVISNAIKFSFFGKEIVVSYEETAAETVIAIADQGAGMDEEKLARLQKRDAQESYLGTFQEKGAGIGLMLCHEFANRMGWHIRMESKIGLGSVFYICVPK
- a CDS encoding diacylglycerol kinase family protein, which codes for MNINARLASFSFALDGIVTLFKEEANAKIHLTCAILVIIAGFLLQVSTAEWMVLIFAMAFVIALELVNTALEKLCDLVHPEKHNQIKKIKDMAAGAVLLAAIAAALLACFIFLPKMWLLVSE